In Halorussus limi, a genomic segment contains:
- a CDS encoding dipeptide ABC transporter ATP-binding protein → MSTHTPTDEEASTVASPANDEDHLLDVRNLRTEFRTAEGSVVAANDVSFALDRGETMGIVGESGAGKSVTARSIMRLIDSPGEITGGQVLFEGEDLLELTETEMQGVRGKDIALIPQDPMSSLNPVLTVGSQIIETIEHHQGLGEAEARRRAIEAMREVGIPDAESRIDDYPHEFSGGMRQRVLLAIGLSCEPDLIIADEPTTALDVTTQAKILDLLNELQEEKGMAVLIITHNLGVVAQTCDHVGVMYAGNLVETAELDDLFADPQHPYTRALIDSIPEVDADYDELPTLDGAMPDLTNLPEGCNFAPRCPHATEACRTGGDPPLDTVPGTNSRAACIHAADLDLSESDVRETGAGRADVDRSGEPLFEVRDLKKHFSAGDGVLGNLSLSFDGGLPSVEREYVRAVDGVSFDIYEGETLGLVGESGCGKSTVARTALNLLEPTDGEVYFEGEPVHEMGSSEVRSLRREMQMVFQDPQSSLNPRKTVGQIVGRAMEKHGIATGEEKDERVRDLLERVGLSRDAAQRYPHEFSGGQQQRVAIAHALAVEPKLIVCDEPVSALDVSVQAQILNLLNDIQAERGISFLFISHNIGVVRHICDRVAVMYLGTISEIGTVEQVFGPPYHPYTESLLSAVPHADPNRETDRILLEGSVPSPIDPPSGCRFHTRCPKKIGDVCEQEVPELEEKRAGTGHEISCHLSVEEMSQRDFEDESETAVRGD, encoded by the coding sequence ATGAGCACGCACACGCCGACCGACGAGGAGGCATCGACCGTCGCATCGCCGGCGAACGACGAGGACCACCTGCTCGACGTCCGGAACCTCCGCACGGAGTTCCGAACCGCGGAGGGGTCGGTCGTCGCCGCCAACGACGTCTCGTTCGCGCTCGACCGCGGCGAGACGATGGGCATCGTCGGCGAGTCGGGGGCCGGCAAGAGCGTGACCGCCCGCTCCATCATGCGACTCATCGACTCGCCCGGCGAGATAACCGGCGGGCAGGTGCTGTTCGAGGGCGAGGACCTGCTGGAACTCACCGAGACGGAGATGCAGGGCGTCCGGGGCAAGGACATCGCGCTCATTCCACAGGACCCCATGTCCTCGCTCAACCCGGTGCTGACTGTGGGCTCTCAGATAATCGAGACCATCGAACACCACCAGGGACTCGGCGAGGCGGAGGCTAGACGCCGCGCCATCGAGGCGATGCGCGAGGTCGGCATCCCCGACGCCGAGTCGCGAATCGACGACTACCCCCACGAGTTCTCGGGCGGGATGCGCCAGCGCGTCCTGCTGGCCATCGGACTGTCCTGCGAACCCGACCTCATCATCGCCGACGAACCGACCACCGCGCTCGACGTGACGACCCAGGCCAAGATACTCGACCTGCTGAACGAACTGCAGGAGGAGAAGGGGATGGCTGTGCTGATAATCACCCACAACCTCGGCGTGGTCGCCCAGACCTGCGACCACGTCGGCGTGATGTACGCGGGCAACCTCGTCGAGACCGCTGAACTCGACGACCTGTTCGCCGACCCCCAGCACCCCTACACCCGGGCGCTCATCGACTCGATTCCGGAGGTCGACGCCGACTACGACGAACTGCCGACCCTCGACGGGGCGATGCCCGACCTGACGAACCTCCCCGAGGGCTGTAACTTCGCCCCGCGGTGCCCCCACGCGACCGAGGCGTGTCGCACCGGCGGGGACCCGCCGCTCGACACGGTCCCGGGGACGAACTCGCGGGCGGCCTGCATCCACGCCGCAGACCTCGACCTTTCGGAGAGCGACGTCCGCGAGACCGGCGCGGGACGGGCGGACGTCGACCGCAGCGGCGAACCGCTGTTCGAGGTCCGGGACCTGAAGAAGCACTTCAGCGCGGGCGACGGCGTCCTCGGCAACCTCAGCCTCTCGTTCGACGGCGGACTGCCGTCGGTCGAGCGCGAGTACGTCAGGGCGGTCGACGGCGTGAGTTTCGACATCTACGAGGGCGAGACCCTCGGACTGGTCGGGGAGTCCGGGTGCGGGAAGTCGACCGTCGCCCGGACCGCGCTCAACCTGCTCGAACCCACCGACGGCGAGGTCTACTTCGAGGGCGAACCGGTCCACGAGATGGGGAGTTCGGAGGTCCGGAGCCTCCGCCGGGAGATGCAGATGGTGTTCCAAGACCCCCAGAGTTCGCTCAACCCCCGCAAGACCGTCGGTCAGATAGTCGGCCGGGCGATGGAGAAGCACGGCATCGCCACCGGCGAGGAGAAAGACGAGCGCGTGCGGGACCTGCTGGAGCGGGTCGGCCTCTCGCGCGACGCCGCCCAGCGGTACCCCCACGAGTTCTCGGGCGGCCAGCAGCAGCGGGTCGCCATCGCTCACGCGCTGGCGGTCGAACCGAAACTCATCGTCTGCGACGAACCGGTCTCGGCGCTCGACGTGTCGGTGCAGGCCCAGATTCTCAACCTGCTCAACGACATCCAGGCCGAGCGGGGCATCTCGTTCCTGTTCATCTCGCACAACATCGGCGTGGTCCGGCACATCTGCGACCGGGTGGCCGTGATGTACCTCGGCACTATTTCGGAGATCGGTACGGTCGAGCAGGTGTTCGGCCCGCCGTACCACCCCTACACGGAGAGCCTGCTGTCGGCGGTGCCCCACGCCGACCCGAACCGGGAGACCGACCGCATCCTTCTGGAGGGGTCGGTCCCGAGTCCGATAGACCCGCCGTCAGGCTGTCGGTTCCACACCCGCTGTCCGAAGAAGATAGGCGACGTGTGCGAACAGGAGGTCCCGGAACTGGAGGAGAAGCGGGCCGGAACCGGCCACGAAATCTCGTGTCACCTCTCGGTCGAGGAGATGAGCCAGCGGGACTTCGAGGACGAGTCAGAGACCGCGGTGCGGGGCGACTGA
- a CDS encoding potassium channel family protein has protein sequence MPTNWSKWFAGEDTLFPWLTRRQRLVTAYVISLVVLILLYSVLYNYGMRTLEGHDHSLFRSLQTVVETMTTTGYGADAPWSSPLMNVFVIFMQLTGIAIGFATLRVLIIPLFERAPLDLSDRLTAKDDHVIVCEYRRDTGVLLDELERLNVGYVLIESDAEEAKQLSDDGYQVIHGDPEEGAELERAMVDEASAIVTDAGDRNASVVLTALRLNDDLRVISFTDTPDHNAALREVGADVVLSPDALIGRRLGQKTAAWADTPEAMGDATVGDVRIREVLVRRNSPLAGVQIEDTALANHSDVTLVGAWIDGDLRLPVDPTDVVTPNSVLIVAGTEAAIDDVQEFAAGLRPPRRHENVVVAGMGVGGRAAVDALAEGVTATTIDAEDGRNVDVVGDVRDPETLETAGIEDASALVVTVGDDSTAMLAIAIARTLTDDIEILVRVDGTAKSPTAFDAGADYVLSTQRVSARLLARELRGEDVLTPFEQLRIVRADAAAFAGRTLAKVSAETKAGYVFVGVERDGALVTDDGTEIAAGDRLIVAGTDATIREFERQYA, from the coding sequence ATGCCCACTAACTGGTCGAAGTGGTTCGCCGGCGAGGACACGCTGTTCCCGTGGCTGACCCGCCGCCAGCGCCTCGTCACCGCCTACGTGATTTCTCTCGTAGTTCTCATCCTGCTGTACTCGGTCCTCTACAACTACGGGATGCGGACGCTGGAGGGCCACGACCACTCGCTGTTCCGGTCGCTCCAGACCGTGGTCGAGACGATGACGACGACCGGATACGGCGCGGACGCGCCGTGGTCGTCGCCGCTGATGAACGTGTTCGTCATCTTCATGCAGTTGACGGGCATCGCCATCGGGTTCGCCACGCTTCGGGTCCTCATCATCCCCCTGTTCGAGCGCGCACCGCTCGACCTCAGCGACCGCCTGACCGCGAAGGACGACCACGTAATCGTCTGCGAGTACCGGCGAGACACGGGCGTCCTGCTGGACGAACTGGAGCGACTGAACGTAGGTTACGTCCTCATCGAGTCCGACGCCGAGGAGGCCAAGCAACTCTCCGACGACGGCTATCAGGTCATTCACGGCGACCCGGAGGAGGGCGCGGAACTCGAACGCGCCATGGTAGACGAGGCGAGCGCCATCGTCACCGACGCGGGCGACCGTAACGCCAGCGTCGTCCTGACGGCGCTCCGACTCAACGACGACCTCAGGGTGATATCGTTCACGGACACGCCCGACCACAACGCCGCACTCCGGGAGGTCGGCGCGGACGTGGTGCTGTCGCCCGACGCGCTCATCGGTCGCCGACTCGGCCAGAAGACGGCCGCGTGGGCCGACACGCCGGAGGCGATGGGCGACGCCACCGTCGGGGACGTCCGCATCCGAGAGGTGTTAGTCCGCCGAAACAGCCCGCTGGCGGGCGTGCAGATAGAGGACACGGCGCTCGCCAACCACTCCGACGTCACGCTCGTCGGCGCGTGGATAGACGGCGACCTCCGTCTGCCGGTGGACCCGACCGACGTCGTCACGCCGAACTCGGTCCTCATCGTGGCCGGGACCGAGGCGGCCATCGACGACGTTCAGGAGTTCGCGGCCGGACTCCGACCCCCGCGCCGCCACGAAAACGTCGTCGTCGCGGGGATGGGCGTCGGCGGCCGGGCGGCCGTCGACGCGTTGGCCGAAGGGGTCACTGCGACGACCATCGACGCCGAGGACGGCCGAAACGTGGACGTGGTCGGCGACGTGCGCGACCCCGAGACGCTGGAGACGGCCGGCATCGAGGACGCCAGCGCGCTCGTCGTCACGGTGGGCGACGACTCGACCGCCATGCTCGCTATCGCCATCGCCCGCACGCTCACCGACGACATCGAGATTCTGGTCCGGGTCGACGGCACGGCGAAGTCGCCCACCGCGTTCGACGCCGGGGCCGACTACGTCCTCTCGACCCAGCGGGTCAGCGCCCGCCTGCTGGCCCGCGAACTCCGGGGAGAGGACGTTCTCACGCCGTTCGAGCAGTTGCGCATCGTCCGCGCGGACGCCGCGGCCTTCGCGGGGCGGACGCTCGCCAAGGTGAGCGCCGAGACGAAAGCCGGGTACGTCTTCGTCGGCGTGGAGCGCGACGGGGCACTCGTCACCGACGACGGGACCGAAATCGCGGCCGGCGACCGACTCATCGTGGCCGGAACCGACGCGACCATCCGGGAGTTCGAGCGCCAGTACGCGTAA